The nucleotide window AATGAAAAAGCCTTACTGGAGATGATAGAATTGTACTGAATAGACCAAATAacgaaaaaagtttattatcatAACAAGATTTTAAattgaagtaattttattttattaaatgaaaataacccTGTacgttttgaataaaaaattttaaagtatttaaataattgtatattcaGATACATTTTGTCCTTTGTACAACAACGTAAAGAGTAGTAGATTCATATAAtgagaaacataaattttcttcttatagAGTTTCTATTGGTATCTTCAATAGGTAAGTAGAACTTGATGTATAACGAATAGGTggaaattgtaataatttcttCTAGATGCCTTCTTCGCAGTCAAAAAAACAGATTTAGGTTTCTACTTTTATAACTCCGCGAATATTTTAAATGGTATGAAGGTAGATATTACCAACCGGTCAGACGTAGCTCGTGTTGGCTTCAATGCTAACAAAgatacttttttctatttccatgGTTATAACGATTCATATATAAATCATGGACAAAAGATAAAGAAcgctatattgaaaaataacgatgtcaatgtttttttattcgattGGAATATACCTTCTAATATTGTTTATCCttttttactgttaataataagaaaaaccgCAGTTTATGGAAGTGAGATGATTCATGAGTTTGCCACAAATGGTGTTTTGAATTTGAATCGTACTACACTTTGTGGACATTCTTTCGGAGCTATTATTGCCGGTCACATTGGTAGTTTGCTAAATGGTAGAGCAGCTCAAGCGATTGGTAAGTGCATAGTACCAATACAACTTTGATATTTGTTACGCCATATTCCTTCGTCATTATCACATGATTCTTCGGTACGAATGTGAAGAGATTGTAgtatacgaggatgatcccagaagtacctaacctaacctagagAGGTAGTAACTTGAAAAATACcgttgtattagaaagtacagaATTTATATatagcatatgtttcaagtttgaagtcgccacgttgtttagtttttatttgacaGCTATTAATAGTGAATATTCTCAGTGGTCGttttgtgatacaatacttttatttgagaGGCGTTAGCTCAACTaatataaaatctaaattaGACTCTAGTCTGGATGaaactgctccttcgttattaacagtgaaatattggttagcagagtttaaacgagtcGTACCAACTGCGAAGTAACAAAATAGTAATGAATGATCGCCGACTGACAGTGCGCGAGCTAGCGGATATTGTAGGCATTtaaaaaagtgcggtacatcgcatatcaactgaaaatttggacacgagaaaGCTGCACGCAAAATGGGTGCCATTTttgttcacaatggaacaaaaacagcgtcgtgaagatgtttccttTAAGGCAATGATCATTCCATCTGCAGGAAAGGACATGGCGtcgtttttttgggatgcgcgtgggataattttcattaactatctttagaaaagaaatactatcaacggcaagtattatgcgaacttattccAACGTTTCAGCGAAGAAATCGAGCAATAATTGCCGCATTTgtctaagaagaaagtgttgtttcatcaagacaatgctgCAGCTCATATATAcgttattgcaatggtcaaaattaatgaatcaaagtttgaataGCTACCTaatcctattcgccagattaaGCAccctcagattattttctattctcagACCTAAATAAATGGTTCGatggttaaaaattttccaacaatgaagaggtgatatcgGTAGTTAAGGACTATTTTGAGGaatttgacgattcttattgtCGAGTTTATTGAATATTGCTGGGAacagtgtatggagctaaaaagagattacgttggaaaataaaaaataatatcgacGAAATGAATAGCTGTGACcgaattttcagttatttcgtTGTTAAACGGATTCATCGGGTGAAAAGAAAATTGGGAAAAGCCTGCGATACTTACGATAAAATGGCGATGGAGAAATTGTCAGAGAGGTCCAATAGATGTGaatcatattcaaatttatctataaacaagtttctaatagtttttttggaaatttcaaaatatttcttggtATTTTACAGGTTTAGATCCTACAAGTAAACTGATATCTTTCCAAATCACTTTTAAAGGAATGACGAAATCTAGTGCCCAATACGTTCAGATAATACATACTGATTTTATCATGGGTGATATCAGAGAATTAGGAACAGCAGATTTTTACGTCAACGGGGGTATAAGACAACCTAAATGTGGTTTAGATTTTGGAGAACATTGTTCCCACTTATCAGCCATAGATTATTACGTGGAATCTATATTAATGAATGATTTCATAGCGAAGAAATGTAGTAACTACTTAATGTATATATGGGGTTTGTGTGAAAGAAATCCCATTTCATGTATGGGTGGATATCATTTGGATACAAAGTAAGTAGGTATGATAGTATAACCTCAAGCATAAACAGATGCGGGACGAggtttattcattttctattgGGTCTTTCAATGGGTTTGATATCAAGGCAGGCTTCACATAGATGCACACAGGCAAATGACACACATAGATAGGCTTTGTACTCTACTTAAAAAAGCGTAAAGTTCGCCTGGAGAATGGACTTTTAACTATACACGGTCATCTAAGAAGTCATGTCTACACTATGGACATCACGATAGCCTGGAGTGCCACTGGAGCACGTAGGAGAATGAAAGTGTATACCACATTGCCTATGAATGACCAGCACATACACTAGCGCGAATCAATTACTTGGACAAGTAAAGCTTAAGTCAGGGGTCGGCAACCTGTTCGTCCCTAAGGGTGCAatactaaattttaaaatcactgAAAACCCATATTTTACAGATAATCAACAGGTGTAAATAGGCATtgaaaaagcagattttttataactttattttgttGGTGTCATACATAATGATACATACAATTCCTTGTGACACTTGGGTGTCCATATTTTCAACTGATTTCCTATAATTGTATGTTGATTTCAAATATGTGATATTCGAGAACAAAGACTCGCAATTGTATGTTGTTGCacaataagaataaatttttagcGCACATTTCCTTAAAATaggatatttattttcatcgatAAAGTTCCAAAACATTTTATCATTACTATGCGcttgtaaaataatttcacttcgcaagtttattaatttatgaaaaatcttaGAACGGGTTCTAATGCTACAAAATCTTCAAATCTAGAAGAAAACTCTTGCATTAGATTATCtataatttctaaataagaTGGAgcagtaaaatttttattattcaaatttactcTATACAGTATGTTTCATATTTGGGAAATGTGATAacgattttttcaatagatgGGATTTCAACAACACTAACTTGCGTTTGAATGCATTTACTGCACTAATCATGTCAGCTATATACTGATTTTTCtcttgtatttttaatattaattcattcaaCTTTGCCATTAGATCTGAGGTCGATTAGCCAATCCTTATTCTTTAATTGCTCGTAACAATCGTCTCTTGATGCAATAAAATCCTTTATTTGTGGCAAACGCATGTTAAACCGCTCAAGTATTTCACCTCTGCCTCAGCCACTTCACTGCAGTATGTGAAAGATCTGTGAACTGAACGTCCTCATcttctaaaagtaatttaaacAACCTGTGTTGCATAGCACCCGATCTTatggaattaataatttttgttactatCGTAAATACGTGTTGAAAACCGATTGTTTTTGGGCATAACATTTCCTGATATATGAGGCAATGATAAGATATAAATATCGGGAATAAGGAATCCTGTCTACATAAGGCAACAAATCCTTTTTCCTTACCAGTCATCGCTGATGCCCCGTCTGTTGTAATTGACGATAACTTTTGTACAGGTAATTTTACatctgttatatattttttaaaagtagaaAAGATATCATCTCCCCTGGTGCTTCCCTTTAATGGCAGAACTTTGAGGAATTCTTCTTTTCTTGTAATATCAGAAAATACCATCTTCGCGCGAATTGCTAATTGTGATATATTTGTCACGTCTGTCGATTCATCCATCTGtagcaaaaagaaaatacaattttccatATCATTTGCTAATTTTGCCTCCAGATTCTCTGAAAATACTTCAATTCTTCTAGTAACAGTTCGTGTTGATAATTGCAACGTGTTTATAGCTGAAActattttcaattcttcaaaAAGTGAATCAGCAGGCTCTAACATGGCATCTTTCACTAATTCTCCatctataaatgtttttttattcggTCTTAAAATGTTGTTCAATATTACTTTTTTGGGGAATCGCAACACTATTATTACACAACAAACAAATACACTTTTCTTTGTAATCAATGAAACAATATAGATGTTCCTATTCATcgttaaattaatatattctttttcttttatatttatccCATGAAgggttttgaaagaaaataattattttgaattactgGGTAGTTTTAAATTCACGATATACGCGTGGTCTATCCGGAATACTATCACACACTAACAAAAAATACGTGCGTGTTATTAGATACGCTCAAGGTTAGGAAGCTGCTAATCTATGCACAATCCTAAACTCAACTGATTACTTGCTGTATATCGACGTATGACAATAGTGAATCGCTCTGGCAATCATACATTTACATTAGTCCAACGAGTGCCTATTAAAACTCGATCGGAGGCGCCATGGCGCCCGCGGGCGCCGCGTTGTCTACTCCTGGCCCTACcatcaaatttaattaatattaatagtagtttttaatattttcagagCCCGAGGCAAGTATTACGTAGAAACAAATCTGAAACCACCTTATGGTAAAGGCGAATGTTCCGTTCAAGAAACCGTCACGAAAATGAGTTTATAACTCAAATCATCTCATTGAAAATGTACATTTTGTGGAAAGTTGTCGCATAAATTGAGTTTGAACAAAGGAAACGTTAGATATTTTAGGTGTCCTCATATTTAAGATGACATACACATCCTGTAATATATTCAAATGTGTTCTGGAAATACAAGCGTTTGATTCGGGTATTGCAATATTGACTGTATGCATGTTCTGATTTCAAAACCAGTTGTGTACCAAGACAGCGAGATATGTTGGAAGATAAACAGCTGCGAACCCCTATAGATTTTAAAGCTATGACAGCAGCAGAATTccgtatattattgaaattgaatataatcCCTCGTTAATAAACTATTTACCTATTGACAGATctatttctattgaattttttggtgtattttATACGAGGTGTACAGGAAATTGATACCAAAGCATCGTATATATgcttcgaaattttttaaatatacaatcGTAGtcaaaaataacgcaccaccccgatttctgaaaatatttttttgttaaataaatttaaattgatattgctatataataataaaaaatgtgtagtagttttgagtaatttttaatgagtggaaaaataaaaataaaaacattgtaataaaaccaaattttctttataaaaaacttcTAAACACGCCAGTGCTGTATCACTTCTTGGGGTACGTTCTCCCATTCCTCTAATGCCGCTTGCTCAAGCTCATTTAAATGTTGaggagatggatttcgacgacgaaTGCGGCATTTTAATATGTCCCAAACATGCTCGATAGGTTTCATATCTGAACTTCTTGGTGgtcagtccagggtatgaattcctacttcgaaccggtctctcgaaatctttgcatcaatctgccaatggttgtgtgATGTACGCCAAACAGATTTGCCACTTCACGATAAATTTGTTCCTACCCAACTAACTCggctattctttcagcttcgcgTTCACTTAACTGCCTaactataatcaatttttagtttaaCTAGTCTAGACTTTAACACAccttgattgacttaaattacttttgtccacaagttggtacaacaatagaatgaaagaagcattaaaatatgcataaaattaaaattttggaaaacctCAAAAACAGACATttactgataagaaattttgatacattttatcgctaacatttaaaatactttatctttttgtgatagaaaaaaaaagaaacccaaaagattaacattttaggttttgatattgaaaggGTGCGTTTTTTTATGGCCACgagtttattattgttaataagaatactttattttaaattgaaaattggatAAGTTAGATCTGCTTTTCTGTTTGGAATGATATtgattgatattgaaagaactatgTCATTTCAGTTGTGTAGAAGGTTTACACTAAAAGTATTAAACTTAGAAAGGACTTGATTTCATAGCAGCCATCTTATGAAGTTTGATATGACAACTTCCCACTTATACGCTTTTTTCGAGATAACAGAAAAAGTTTCcaaatagatattttattggAAGGGACCATCATTTCAAACTTTCGATAAATTGTTCATAACTTTCCCCattgaaatgaattaaaatgaaataactattaattttcgattattattagtttagaagtaataaaaacacattgttcaaattattttatattagaatcaaatagtttttggaaaataaacatttcaatatgTTACAAAAACTAAGAAGTAgatctcaaatttttattccttctatattattgaaaagataCAGTCACACTACTTCAATAACTGGGTAAGTCACTTTTcacaacatttttaaataaaatctttgatCAGAATGAATCTGAATGGAAGGGAAAAGATTTtgctgaaaatatttaattataaggTTGGCAACTAAATACTTTTGCTTTTTACTtgctttatttttgaataacttatgtaAGTGCCGTTTGTCAAGTGATACTGTTTacattgacgtaactttagAAGCAAGTAGTGCGTGTTTCTTATTAAAGCTATTGGTTaatatcacttttttattttcgtaaagAAAAGAAGGCTGTTGCAgctcacaaagaaatatgtgatTTTTATAGTGCTGATTGTTAACAGAGCGCACGtgtcagaaaataaaaaaatgcgttctggagttttttttcaaagatgAGCAGCGTTCTGGTTGGCCTACTGAATTTGATTATGAccaaatcaaaaaatcaattctgATATTTAACATCAACAATTAATCAAACCATCTtaatgcaaggcctcacacatatttggcaactcgtgggaaactattggaggtTGGCTGGGACGTGATGCAACATcagcgcggaatcatgaagctgaaaaaaaaacatagcAAAAGATAACTGTGTAAAATGGGAAAGATATAATTGATTAGAAactattctttattaaaaaaaaaaactttattttatactacaaaacccttatttttatattgattcaaTAGTTTCCATTTGTAGTAATCGATATCGTAATCGCCCACAAACAGTTGACGTTTCGTTGGAAAAAACGGAATTATTTAAGGTATTTCCCGAAATAAATGAAGAGATACTTGACGAACAGCTAATTTATCATGAGGAATATCCAGATTATCGAAAAAGATATACCAAATTGATGTATTACAATACCCACGATATAAATCCAAGATTTCTATCTAGAGCTATATTCACAGTACATGCTTACAGACTTCTGGAAAAACCGTCCCTTTTGACACAAGATAATATTAGAAAAGCTTGTATTCTTGGGTGGTGTCATAGAATGGTGAgcttctatttgaaaaaaaaatagtagataaaacttaattatttatttcagataGATATTTCGATAATTATAGATGACGATATTGCTGATGAATCTAAAATACGTTACAACAAACCAACTTGGCACGAGCTCGACGAAGTAGGAATAAACAACGCTATTCTTGATGCCGCTTTCATAGAATCCGCCGCTCACTTCCTAATCATCAACCATTTTTCCAATCATCCCCAATACGTCAACATCCAAAGAGAATTATTAGGCTCTTACGCCCATACCAATGTGGCTCAACTGCATGAaattaaaaaacgtaaaattgaagatttagaaaaatgtcaaaattttataaaatttattatcatgaCACAACCAGTTGTTGCTTCAGCATTGTATTTGGCAAATATTGTTGATACAGACGCTCATGCTGCATCCAAACAAATATGTTTGGATATCGCTCGTTTCCAAAAGATCGATGTAAGTaacttattcaattttctcCATAATTAGGTAgacgacaatttttttaacttgataTGTATTCCAGGACGATGTGAAAGGGATAATGACTCCTTTCAGTGAAAGGCTGAAAGAATGTACGGATATTTCAGAAGGTAGGACTTCTTGGTTGTcgattgaagcttataaaagaAGCAACGAAGCACAAAGGAAAATCTTACGTGACCACTATggtaaaaataatcaaaattcgGTGGATAAAGTTTATAATCTATTCGAGGAATTACGTCTAGTTGAAGTTTATGAAAATCTAAGGGaggaattttatgaaaaaacctACTCAAAAATATATGAGCTACCTAAAATGTTACCACCTCAATTGTATAtagatatattaaattatactaTGAGTGGAAATTATCTAGgataaccaaaaattattatattataatatttcattttattccgCTATCAACTGTGACATTTTAAGTCCCTGCATGGCATTAGGATATGttacatttttcataatcttcATATATCAGTTGTGAAAACTAGTTATGTAAAAACCTGAGGCTaaagttttgaataataatttaataaatactgTAAAAGCTGACgattatttcattattacaatttcaagtaagtccattttctgggtgaatattttttgaatttctggtcttatgttaatttcatttgaagcttTGATATCAACATGttcgaggatatattgaaaactgctagcctactatagaaccaaacaaaatttcagtgtcaaaatattttattactcaatatattctgCTCTTAATTAGATACATTTAGTACAGCGAACCTGCGAACCtttccaaaaaatgtttcttcctgctctgcaaaccagacttcgacagcttttattacctcctcgttggaaaaaaatttacgaccttttaaacttttgttcagttgaggaaagagatgatagtcggacggagccaaatctggtgaataagggaggtgttctagtaattcaaaccctaagttacgaatttttttttgtatggcaacatgagatttctgtgcaggggcgttgtcctgcaacaACAAAACGACTTTTGATAGCTTTCCGAGTCTTTTCTCCtccatttttttccatagaGTGGtgagtaatgtcgaatagtaatctccagttattttt belongs to Diorhabda carinulata isolate Delta chromosome X, icDioCari1.1, whole genome shotgun sequence and includes:
- the LOC130902173 gene encoding uncharacterized protein LOC130902173, which produces MLQKLRSRSQIFIPSILLKRYSHTTSITGNRYRNRPQTVDVSLEKTELFKVFPEINEEILDEQLIYHEEYPDYRKRYTKLMYYNTHDINPRFLSRAIFTVHAYRLLEKPSLLTQDNIRKACILGWCHRMIDISIIIDDDIADESKIRYNKPTWHELDEVGINNAILDAAFIESAAHFLIINHFSNHPQYVNIQRELLGSYAHTNVAQLHEIKKRKIEDLEKCQNFIKFIIMTQPVVASALYLANIVDTDAHAASKQICLDIARFQKIDDDVKGIMTPFSERLKECTDISEGRTSWLSIEAYKRSNEAQRKILRDHYGKNNQNSVDKVYNLFEELRLVEVYENLREEFYEKTYSKIYELPKMLPPQLYIDILNYTMISISSTRYRNRPQTIDVSFEKTELFKIFPEINEEILDEQLIYLDECPDYRKRYTKLMYYNTHDINPRFLSRAIFTVHAYRLLEKPSLLTQDNIRKACILGWCHRMVNISIIIDDDIADNSKIRYNKPTWHQLDEVGINNAILDAAFIESAAHFLIINHFSNHPQYVNIQRELLGSYAHTIVAQLHEIKKRKIEDLEKCQNFIKFFDITQPVVASALYLANIVDTDAHAASKDICLDIARFQKIDDDVKGIMTPFSEKLKECTDISEGRTSWLAIEAYKRSNVAQRKILRDHYGKNNQNSVDKVYNLFEELRLVEVYENLREEFYEKTYSKIYELPKMLPPQLYIDLLNYIMSGNYLV